Part of the Candidatus Binataceae bacterium genome is shown below.
GCTGTTGGGCGGTTCCAGCGGCATCTCCAGGCAGCGCCCCTGGGTGTCGAACAGCCAGCCATGGTAGCAGCATCGGATGCCCTCGACCTCGGGGATACCGCAGGCGAAGCTGGTCAGACGGTGGGGGCAATTTTCCTGGATCAGCCCCAATCGCCCGCTACGATCGCGGAACAGGACCAGGTCCTCGCACAGGATGCGTACCTTGGCCACCGGGTTGTCGCGCAACTTGACCTCGGGATAAATCGGATGCCAGTAGCGGCGCATCAGCTCGCCGCACGGCGTGCCCGGCCCCACCCGGGTCAGATATTCGTTCTGTTCCTGGGTCAGCATCGTCCCTCCTCAAAACAAACTTAGCCTAACTCAGAACGCTGCCAATAGACCAGCCCAATCGCCACGGCGCGATATCACGTGCAGGTTAAGTGACCGACACGCGCGCGCAGGACGAACTGCGTGCGCCGGTCGGTCGCGGCAAGCGATGTAAAATCGAACGGCCCTGGGCTATACCCAAAGCATGTTGCGAGTGTCGTTATTTTATCTGCCCTCGGTGGGTAGCCGAGCCGAGATCGAGCAGGGACGGGTGGGGCTACGCGGGGAGCCCTACGATCGGATGCTGGCAGAGCTTGCTGACCAGGCGCAACTGGCCGACGAGTTGGGTTACGACTCCATCAGTTTCACCGAGCACCATTTTCATGTCGAGGGCTTCGAGCTCTCCAACAATCCGATTTTGCTGGATCTGTTCGTGGCGATGAAAACTAAGCGGCTGCGCGTGGGGCAATTGGGCTTGGTGCTGCCTGCCGACAATCCGCTGCGGATAGCCGAAGACATCGCGATGCTTGACCACATGAGCGGAGGGCGGGCCAATGCCGGCTTCGCGCGCGGCTATCAGCGGCGCTGGGTCGACGTGATGGCACAGCAGACCCATGGCATCCATGGCGCCCAGCCCCATGAGCATGACGCTATCGATGAAGCCAATCGCGCGGCTTTCGAGGAATGCTTCACCATCATCAAACAGGCCTGGACCCAGGATAGCCTGAACTACCAGGGACGCTATTGGCGCATCCCGCCGGGCCCCACTCCCTGGACGCTGGCGGCAACTGCCAAATGGGGCCTTGGGGTGAAGGCTGGCGTGGTAGAGGCGGTCAGCGTAGTGCCTAAGCCGGTGCAAAAGCCTCATCCCCCGATTTATCAGCCCTTCGCCTCGTCCGAGCGCAGCATCCGCTGGTGTGCCCAGGAGGGCGTGATCGCGATTCTACCGCCGCTTTTTCCGCCCTACGAGCGCCACCTGTACGAGCTTTATGCCGAGGTCTCGGGCCGGCCGCTGGGCGAGGGAGTCGGCGTAGTACGCGACGTGGTGATCGCCGACAGCGATGAGCAGGCGCAGGAAATATGGCGCACCAGCGGCGCCTTCGTCGGACGCGAATGGTTCAAGCCCTTTGGCTTCGCCAAGGCGATGGAGGATCCCGCAACCGGCGAGGTGCCTGATCTTTTCGAAAATGGGATGGCGCTGGTTGGGAGTGTAGATAGTGTGACGCGTCAATTGGAGAGGCTGCTGGCGCGGCTGCCAATCACCCGGCTATTTGCCTGGATGTACAGCGGGCTGATGAGCGAGGCTCAGATCCGGCGTACTATCGAGCTATTCCGCACCCGCGTGCTGCCGCGTGTGGCCGAGCTGGCCTGATGGCGCCCTCAAGCAGCGCGCGCAATGGAGATGGCTTCCTTCCTTAATCTTCTCCCTCCGACCACGGGGAGATAAGAAAGAGGGAGCAGGCCGCGGAGAACTTTCCGCAGCCTGCTGCTAGCTGTTCGCCACCGCGGGGCATCAGGCTTTTTTCACGCGCTGACCCAAAGCGAGCCGTTTCAGCGCCCGGAATGGTAAGCAGCGAGGAACTCGGAATTGATCCGTAGGCCCAGGCCACTGTTGAGGCGATTAGTGAAGTTGTAAATCGCCACAATCTGCACGGCCTCCAGTATTTCCGCCTCGCTCAGCCCGGCGGCGCGCAATTCGTCCACGTCGCTTTCCTGCGCCTCGGCCGGCCGCGTAGTCAGACCGGCGGCGAAGTTGGCCAGAGCGCGCTCGCGCGGCGAGAGTTCGGCGCGTCGCCAATTGACCATCAGTACGTCGAGCAGCTCCCCGGGCATACCGTAGTTCTTGAGCGCCACCGCGTGGGTATAGATGCAGACTTCGCATCGATTTTCCACGCTGGTCACCAGCGCCAGCAATTCGCGTTCGCGCCCGGGCAGCAGCGCGTCCTCGCTGCGCATAAGACGATCCAAATAGGCCTGAAACAGGGGCAGGCGATCGGGTCCAAAGGGCAAACGCAGGACGTGGCGCACGAAACCGAAGCGGGTCAGCGATTCTTCCTGCAGTTTTCTGACCGCGGGCGCGGGATTTGACTCTTCCGCTAGGCGCAGCCATGACAGCGGGGCTTCTTTAGTGCTCATGCATGCCTCCGTGGCGCAAAGGCTCAGGACCAGATCCGATGGGCGATCTCGGCGACCAGGCGCAGCTTGGCCTCCTGGCGGGCCGCGTCCAGGACGTTGGAGAGCGAGTCGGGCGAAAAGCCGCATTGGCTGGAAAGCGCCATCCGTTCCAGCGGGAAAAAGTGGCTGGCTTCCTCGATTCGGGCCGCCACCTGGTCGGCGGGCTCGAGCTCCTTGCGCTTGGTGGAGATTAGCCCCAGCACCGCGATTTTGTCCCGTCCCAGGTCGGCCAGCGGGGCAAAGGAGCCCGAGCGCCAATCGTCGTATTCGAGCAGAAAAATGTCGAAGTTGGTGGTGCGCGGGAAGATATGCCGAGCTAGTTGCTCCCAGGGGGTTTCCGACAACCAGTAGCCCTTGTAATTGCCGCGGCAGATGTGCAATCCGAAGGTCACTCCGGGCACGGTCGCGACTTGGTTGATGGCCGCTAAACCTTCGTTGCGCAGCCATTCGTTATAGTTGGGGATTGCGTTGCCCACCGCCTGTGATTCCCCGGTCAGGTTGCTCAATTCCGGAGCGTCGATCTGTACGTAACGGCAGCCCAGGGCGGCCAACTCGCGTACTTCCTCCTTGATGACTTCCACTGCGTCATTGAGCAGATCCAGCGGGGTGGGATAGACCTGAGCCGAATGGCTGGGGGACCAGCGATTGAGCACTGCGGTTGGCCCCGGCATCGTGATCTTGACCGGCTTCTTGCTATGCGCCTGGGCGTAGGCGAACTCTTGGGCGGCGGCGTGGTTTGGACTGAGCCGGCTGGTTAGCGGAAAGACGGGAATTTGCGCCCGTTGCTCCGCCGTCGCCGCGCCTTCCTGCTTGCGCCAGTTGAGCGTCAAGGTGACGGGCGAAGGGCCGCCGTGCGGCTTCATCGTGCCAGATCCAGGCACTTGGTAGATCATCCGGCGCATCTCGCCGTCGCTGACCACGTCCATTCCCGCCCGCTCTTGCAGTGCCAGCACCTCGTCGACCGCGCGGTCTTCGAGCTGCTTAAACTCCTGGGCGCTAAGCTTGCCTGCGTGCATCGCGGCGCGTCCTTCGTTGAGGTATGCCGGGCGGACCAACGAACCGATCACTTCAGCACGATAAATTGAGGCCATCGCGGTACCCCTTGCGCGCCGGTGGGCGCGGTTTGAGTTTCAGTCCAATTTAAGCGGCTCTCCGCTGAGATCTTCGGCCCGCTCAATCTTGATCAGAACCGCAAACCCTTTCTTTTCGGGATCGGCCTTTTTTTCCGGCTCGACCAGCCGCCGCCATACCTCCTCGTACACCGCTCCCGATTTGTGCACTGTGGCGGTGCCATAAAAGCGCGCGACCCCGGCCCGCAACTGAAGCTGGGTCGATAGGGGCGGCTTGCGAAAAAAAACCGTCAGCTTGGTACCGTCGTGCACATGGCTGCTGGTTGCTCCCCGCCCGCGTTCCCACAGCGCGATGTGTTCGTCGTCGAAGACCATCGTGCTGCCGCGCGGAGTGACATGGGCGTAGCCGTCGGGCAACACGCTACCCACCAGGCAGACAAAATCGGGTAGAGCCGAGTCGATATGGGGGCGTAGAACCTTGGGAATAACTGCCACTTAAACCGCTCCTCAAGCCGGCGTCCGGTGGCGCCGCAGATTTGCGGCCAAGGTAACAAGCCCGCCCGCCATAGACAACGGCCACTGGCGGGCGATAACAGGTTTCATCTGCGTTGCGATCAGTCGGTTGGAAATATTCGCTAATTTCTGTCACAAGGATAAACAAGGACAACACGAGCTTAGCCATCAGGTGCTCTTTTTAAGTGGGCAGAGCTCGCAGAGCGCATTGACGATGAAAAACCGATGTCGGCCGAGATTACTGAGGGTGCTGTGCGGTGCGGCCTTAGTGATGTGGGGCGCTAGCGCACAGGCTCAGAGCACGGGGCTGGTTCTCTGTCCGGGACCCTTCGCGCTATGCGCGGCGGCTACCTGCAAGCCGACTGGGGGCACCATCATGGTAGCTGGCCGGGCGCTTCCGGCCGCTAGCTGTGATTGTCCCATCCTCAACGGCCCCTCT
Proteins encoded:
- a CDS encoding LLM class flavin-dependent oxidoreductase, whose amino-acid sequence is MSLFYLPSVGSRAEIEQGRVGLRGEPYDRMLAELADQAQLADELGYDSISFTEHHFHVEGFELSNNPILLDLFVAMKTKRLRVGQLGLVLPADNPLRIAEDIAMLDHMSGGRANAGFARGYQRRWVDVMAQQTHGIHGAQPHEHDAIDEANRAAFEECFTIIKQAWTQDSLNYQGRYWRIPPGPTPWTLAATAKWGLGVKAGVVEAVSVVPKPVQKPHPPIYQPFASSERSIRWCAQEGVIAILPPLFPPYERHLYELYAEVSGRPLGEGVGVVRDVVIADSDEQAQEIWRTSGAFVGREWFKPFGFAKAMEDPATGEVPDLFENGMALVGSVDSVTRQLERLLARLPITRLFAWMYSGLMSEAQIRRTIELFRTRVLPRVAELA
- a CDS encoding pyridoxamine 5'-phosphate oxidase family protein, which produces MAVIPKVLRPHIDSALPDFVCLVGSVLPDGYAHVTPRGSTMVFDDEHIALWERGRGATSSHVHDGTKLTVFFRKPPLSTQLQLRAGVARFYGTATVHKSGAVYEEVWRRLVEPEKKADPEKKGFAVLIKIERAEDLSGEPLKLD
- a CDS encoding Rieske 2Fe-2S domain-containing protein, producing MLTQEQNEYLTRVGPGTPCGELMRRYWHPIYPEVKLRDNPVAKVRILCEDLVLFRDRSGRLGLIQENCPHRLTSFACGIPEVEGIRCCYHGWLFDTQGRCLEMPLEPPNS
- a CDS encoding peroxidase-related enzyme (This protein belongs to a clade of uncharacterized proteins related to peroxidases such as the alkylhydroperoxidase AhpD.) — protein: MSTKEAPLSWLRLAEESNPAPAVRKLQEESLTRFGFVRHVLRLPFGPDRLPLFQAYLDRLMRSEDALLPGRERELLALVTSVENRCEVCIYTHAVALKNYGMPGELLDVLMVNWRRAELSPRERALANFAAGLTTRPAEAQESDVDELRAAGLSEAEILEAVQIVAIYNFTNRLNSGLGLRINSEFLAAYHSGR
- a CDS encoding cobalamin-independent methionine synthase II family protein, yielding MASIYRAEVIGSLVRPAYLNEGRAAMHAGKLSAQEFKQLEDRAVDEVLALQERAGMDVVSDGEMRRMIYQVPGSGTMKPHGGPSPVTLTLNWRKQEGAATAEQRAQIPVFPLTSRLSPNHAAAQEFAYAQAHSKKPVKITMPGPTAVLNRWSPSHSAQVYPTPLDLLNDAVEVIKEEVRELAALGCRYVQIDAPELSNLTGESQAVGNAIPNYNEWLRNEGLAAINQVATVPGVTFGLHICRGNYKGYWLSETPWEQLARHIFPRTTNFDIFLLEYDDWRSGSFAPLADLGRDKIAVLGLISTKRKELEPADQVAARIEEASHFFPLERMALSSQCGFSPDSLSNVLDAARQEAKLRLVAEIAHRIWS